The following proteins are co-located in the Gorilla gorilla gorilla isolate KB3781 chromosome 18, NHGRI_mGorGor1-v2.1_pri, whole genome shotgun sequence genome:
- the CMTM3 gene encoding CKLF-like MARVEL transmembrane domain-containing protein 3: MWPPDPDPDPDPEPAGGSRPGPAVPGLRALLPARAFLCSLKGRLLLAESGLSFITFICYVASSASAFLTAPLLEFLLALYFLFADAMQLNDKWQGLCWPMMDFLRCVTAALIYFAISITAVAKYSDGASKAAGVFGFFATIVFAIDFYLIFNDVAKFLKQGDSADETTAHKTEEENSDSDSD; encoded by the exons atgtGGCCCCCAGACCCCGACCCCGACCCGGACCCCGAGCCTGCCGGCGGCTCCCGTCCCGGCCCCGCGGTCCCCGGGCTCCGCGCCCTGCTGCCGGCGCGGGCTTTCCTCTGCTCTCTCAAAGGCCGCCTCCTGCTGGCCGAGTCG GGTCTCTCATTCATCACTTTTATCTGCTACGTGGCGTCCTCAGCATCCGCCTTCCTCACAGCGCCTCTGCTGGAGTTCCTGCTGGCCTTGTACTTCCTCTTTGCTGATGCCATGCAGCTGAATGACAAGTGGCAGGGCTTGTGCTGGCCCATGATG GACTTCCTGCGCTGTGTCACCGCGGCCCTCATCTACTTTGCTATCTCCATCACGGCCGTCGCCAAGTACTCGGATGGGGCTTCCAAAGCTGCTGGG GTGTTTGGCTTCTTTGCTACCATCGTGTTTGCAATTGATTTCTACCTGATCTTTAACGACGTGGCCAAATTCCTCAAACAAGGGGACTCTGCAGATGAGACCACAGCCCACAAGACAGAAG AAGAGAATTCCGACTCGGACTCTGACTGA